The following are from one region of the Gloeomargarita lithophora Alchichica-D10 genome:
- a CDS encoding ATP-dependent Clp protease ATP-binding subunit, translated as MFERFTEKAIKVIMLAQEEARRLGHNFVGTEQILLGLIGEGTGVAAKVLKSMGVNLKDARIEVEKIIGRGSGFVAVEIPFTPRAKRVLELSLEEARQLGHNYIGTEHLLLGLIREGEGVAARVLENLGVDLSKVRTQVIRMLGETAEVTAGGGGGRTKTPTLDEFGTNLTQMASEGKLDPVVGRQTEIERVIQILGRRTKNNPVLIGEPGVGKTAIAEGLAQRIANRDVPDILEDKRVVTLDIGLLVAGTKYRGEFEERLKKIMDEIRQAGNVVLVIDEVHTLIGAGAAEGAIDAANILKPALARGELQCIGATTLDEYRKHIERDAALERRFQPVMVGEPSVDETIEILFGLRERYEQHHKLKITDEALRAAAKLADRYISDRYLPDKAIDLMDEAGSRVRLINSQLPPAAKELDKELRQILRQKDDAVRGQDFERAGELRDREIEIKAQIRAIAQSKKNETQTGSGESPMVTEEDIAQIVASWTGIPVRKLTETESERLLQMEDTLHQRIVGQEEAVRAISRAVRRARVGLKNPDRPIASFIFSGPTGVGKTELTKALAAYFFGSEDAMIRLDMSEYMERHTVSKLIGSPPGYVGYNEGGQLTEAVRRRPYTVVLFDEIEKAHPDVFNLLLQILEDGRLTDAKGRTVDFKNSLLVMTSNIGSKVIEKGGGGLGFEFSENQVDSQYNRIRSLVNEELKQYFRPEFLNRIDEIIVFRQLTKPEVKQIADILLNEVFGRLAEQGITLQVTEAFKDRLVEEGYNPSYGARPLRRAIMRLLEDSLAEEVLSGRIREGDTATVDVDADTGQVKVLAETQRELLPQAAN; from the coding sequence ATGTTTGAGCGTTTCACAGAAAAGGCCATCAAAGTCATCATGCTTGCCCAGGAGGAGGCTCGTCGCCTGGGGCATAACTTTGTCGGCACCGAACAGATTCTGCTGGGGTTAATCGGCGAAGGAACCGGGGTGGCCGCCAAGGTGCTGAAATCCATGGGGGTCAACCTTAAGGATGCCCGCATTGAAGTAGAAAAAATTATTGGTCGGGGTTCGGGCTTTGTGGCGGTGGAAATTCCCTTTACCCCCAGGGCGAAGCGGGTGTTGGAACTGTCCTTGGAAGAAGCCCGCCAGTTGGGACACAATTACATCGGCACCGAACACCTACTCTTGGGGTTGATCCGCGAAGGGGAAGGGGTCGCCGCCCGGGTGTTGGAAAATCTGGGCGTGGATTTATCCAAAGTCCGTACCCAGGTGATTCGGATGCTGGGGGAAACGGCGGAAGTGACTGCGGGCGGTGGGGGTGGCCGCACCAAAACCCCTACCCTGGACGAGTTTGGCACCAATTTGACCCAGATGGCTTCCGAGGGCAAGCTCGACCCGGTGGTGGGGCGGCAAACGGAAATTGAGCGGGTGATCCAAATCCTGGGGCGGCGCACCAAAAATAACCCGGTCTTGATCGGGGAACCGGGGGTGGGAAAAACCGCCATTGCCGAGGGTCTGGCGCAACGGATTGCCAACCGGGATGTCCCCGATATTTTGGAAGACAAGCGGGTGGTCACCCTGGATATTGGCCTATTGGTGGCGGGTACCAAATACCGGGGCGAATTTGAGGAACGCTTGAAAAAAATCATGGACGAAATCCGCCAGGCCGGGAATGTGGTGCTGGTGATTGATGAAGTCCATACCCTGATTGGGGCTGGAGCCGCCGAGGGTGCCATTGATGCGGCGAATATTCTTAAACCAGCTCTAGCACGGGGGGAATTGCAGTGCATCGGGGCGACCACCCTGGATGAATACCGCAAACACATCGAGCGGGATGCGGCTTTAGAACGCCGGTTCCAGCCGGTGATGGTGGGTGAACCTTCGGTGGATGAGACGATTGAGATTCTTTTTGGCCTGCGGGAGCGCTACGAACAGCACCACAAGCTGAAAATTACCGATGAGGCGTTGCGGGCGGCGGCGAAACTGGCGGATCGCTACATTTCCGACCGCTATTTGCCGGATAAGGCCATTGACCTGATGGACGAGGCGGGTTCCCGGGTGCGGTTGATCAACTCCCAACTGCCCCCGGCGGCTAAGGAACTGGATAAGGAATTGCGCCAAATCCTGCGTCAAAAAGACGATGCCGTGCGGGGTCAGGACTTTGAACGGGCGGGGGAATTGCGGGATCGGGAAATTGAAATCAAAGCCCAGATTCGTGCCATTGCCCAAAGCAAGAAGAACGAAACCCAGACGGGTAGCGGTGAAAGCCCCATGGTGACCGAGGAAGACATTGCCCAAATCGTGGCTTCCTGGACGGGGATTCCGGTACGCAAATTGACCGAAACCGAATCGGAGCGGTTGCTACAAATGGAGGACACCCTGCACCAGCGGATTGTCGGCCAAGAGGAAGCGGTGCGGGCGATTTCCCGGGCGGTACGCCGCGCCAGGGTGGGCTTAAAAAATCCCGATCGTCCCATTGCCAGCTTTATCTTTTCCGGGCCAACGGGGGTGGGGAAAACCGAATTAACCAAGGCATTGGCGGCCTACTTCTTTGGTTCCGAAGATGCCATGATCCGCTTGGATATGTCCGAGTACATGGAGCGGCACACGGTTTCCAAATTGATCGGTTCGCCGCCGGGGTATGTGGGGTACAACGAGGGGGGGCAACTCACGGAAGCGGTGCGCCGCCGTCCCTACACGGTGGTATTGTTTGACGAGATCGAAAAAGCCCACCCGGATGTGTTTAATTTGTTATTACAAATCCTGGAGGATGGTCGCTTGACCGATGCCAAGGGGCGCACGGTGGACTTCAAGAACTCCCTGCTGGTGATGACCTCAAATATCGGTTCCAAGGTGATCGAGAAAGGGGGCGGTGGTTTGGGCTTTGAATTCAGCGAAAACCAGGTGGATTCCCAGTACAACCGGATTCGTTCCCTGGTGAATGAGGAATTGAAGCAATACTTCCGCCCTGAATTTCTGAACCGGATTGATGAGATCATCGTCTTCCGGCAACTCACCAAGCCCGAGGTGAAACAGATTGCCGACATCCTGCTCAACGAGGTATTTGGCCGTCTGGCGGAACAGGGGATTACCCTCCAGGTGACCGAGGCGTTCAAAGACCGTCTGGTGGAGGAAGGCTACAACCCGTCCTACGGGGCACGGCCTTTACGCCGGGCAATCATGCGTCTGTTGGAGGACTCCCTGGCGGAAGAAGTCTTGTCGGGGCGGATTCGCGAGGGTGACACGGCCACGGTGGATGTGGATGCGGATACGGGTCAGGTCAAGGTTTTGGCGGAGACGCAACGGGAATTGCTCCCCCAGGCGGCGAATTAA
- a CDS encoding Rpn family recombination-promoting nuclease/putative transposase, whose translation MYDNICKFLAATYPQDLAQWLLGEPIPFSQLQPSELALAPIHADSLILLQSQDLLLHLEFQTRPDPEIPFRMLDYWTRSHRKFPQHHIKQIVLYLKPTTSIQVYKNCYETRRTRHEFDVLRLWEVEPKELLKKVGTIPLAVLAGRENKEALLATVAQRIDELTSGRERAEITAATYVLSGLALSDNIIRKILRSEAMRESVTFQAILEEGEQQGLQRGRQEGRQEGRQEGRQEGRQEGELQGKRQTVSRLLTHKFGTLEAKTWAFVEQLSAAQLEDLAEAILDMTSLADLEQWLAAVIN comes from the coding sequence ATGTATGACAACATCTGTAAATTTCTGGCGGCCACCTATCCCCAGGATTTAGCGCAGTGGTTGTTGGGGGAACCCATTCCCTTTTCCCAACTGCAACCGAGTGAACTGGCTCTAGCACCTATCCATGCCGATTCTTTAATTCTTTTGCAGTCCCAAGACCTGCTCTTACATTTAGAATTTCAGACCCGCCCCGACCCAGAAATCCCCTTTCGGATGTTGGACTATTGGACCAGAAGCCACCGGAAATTTCCCCAGCATCACATTAAACAAATTGTTCTCTATCTCAAACCAACTACTTCTATCCAGGTGTATAAAAATTGCTATGAAACCCGCCGCACTCGCCATGAATTTGATGTATTACGGTTGTGGGAAGTAGAGCCAAAAGAATTACTAAAAAAGGTGGGAACAATCCCGTTAGCGGTATTGGCAGGGCGGGAAAATAAGGAAGCTTTGTTGGCAACGGTAGCGCAGAGGATTGATGAATTAACCAGTGGGCGGGAGCGGGCAGAAATTACAGCGGCCACCTATGTTCTATCCGGGTTAGCCTTGAGCGATAATATAATCAGAAAGATTTTAAGGAGCGAAGCGATGCGGGAATCCGTGACATTTCAAGCCATCCTGGAAGAAGGAGAGCAACAAGGGTTACAACGTGGCCGCCAAGAAGGACGGCAAGAAGGACGACAAGAGGGACGACAAGAGGGACGGCAAGAGGGGGAATTACAGGGCAAACGCCAAACGGTTTCTCGTTTGCTGACCCATAAATTTGGCACCTTGGAAGCCAAGACTTGGGCATTCGTGGAACAATTATCCGCCGCACAGTTAGAAGACTTGGCCGAAGCCATTTTGGATATGACATCCTTGGCAGATTTAGAGCAATGGTTGGCCGCTGTGATTAATTGA
- a CDS encoding DNA methyltransferase — protein MPNQLFYGDNLEVLRRHIRDETVDLCYIDPPFNSKRNYNQIYLNQGKEDQAQAQAFIDTWTWDDHANQGLAEIQGNDHGRFTAQLIALISGLVNVLGRGSLLAYLISMSLRIVEIHRVLKPTGSFYLHCDPTASHYLKIVLDAVFCAQGGDCLSEITWKRTTAHNDAKQGRKQYGNVRDVILFYSKSNNWIWNWQYSEYDQEYLDKMYRYTEKSTGRRYRLDNLTAAKPGGDVSYEFYGTYPYKGRFWAYSKGKMEEFKKAGRLYFPKNGGTPQYIRYLDEMPGVPLQNSWEDIQPLTSGAKERLGYPTQKPEALLERIIKASSNEGDVVLDAYCGCGTSVAVAQKLNRQWIGIDITYQSISLILKRLEDTFGKGVLDTINIAGIPRDMASAIALANRKDDRTRKEFEKWAVLTYSNNRAVIQQRKGKDQGIDGIAFFSSDYDQQEKVIFQVKSGNVKSGDIRDLRGTMEREGAVIGIFITLKTPTKDMLKEAKEAGIYQSKYMNQPVDKIQIVTVQEIIEEQKRFNIKLILEVLKSAEQVTEIGTQKELDLE, from the coding sequence ATGCCCAATCAGCTATTTTATGGGGACAATTTAGAAGTTCTCCGCCGCCATATTCGGGATGAAACGGTTGATCTGTGTTATATTGACCCGCCGTTTAATTCTAAGCGTAATTATAATCAAATCTACTTGAATCAGGGCAAAGAAGACCAGGCACAAGCCCAAGCATTTATTGATACTTGGACATGGGATGACCATGCAAATCAAGGGTTAGCAGAGATTCAAGGGAATGATCACGGGCGATTTACAGCGCAACTCATCGCGTTAATCAGTGGATTGGTGAATGTATTGGGGCGGGGTTCATTGTTGGCGTATTTGATCAGTATGTCTCTGCGAATTGTGGAAATTCATCGGGTGTTGAAACCAACGGGTAGTTTTTATTTGCATTGTGACCCGACTGCTTCCCATTACCTCAAGATTGTTTTAGATGCGGTTTTCTGCGCTCAGGGTGGGGATTGTTTGAGTGAAATCACCTGGAAAAGAACCACTGCACACAATGATGCAAAGCAGGGACGTAAACAATACGGTAATGTTAGAGATGTTATACTCTTTTACTCAAAATCAAATAACTGGATATGGAATTGGCAATATTCAGAATATGACCAGGAATACCTTGATAAAATGTACAGATATACTGAAAAAAGTACAGGAAGAAGGTATCGTTTAGATAATTTAACTGCCGCTAAACCGGGGGGAGATGTTTCTTATGAGTTTTATGGAACTTACCCTTATAAAGGACGCTTTTGGGCATATTCAAAAGGAAAAATGGAAGAGTTCAAAAAAGCAGGACGACTATATTTTCCCAAGAATGGTGGAACACCTCAATATATTAGATATTTAGATGAAATGCCAGGAGTACCTTTGCAAAATAGCTGGGAAGATATACAACCTTTAACTTCTGGTGCCAAAGAGCGTTTAGGTTATCCCACCCAAAAACCCGAAGCTCTTTTAGAACGCATCATTAAAGCCAGTTCCAATGAGGGTGATGTAGTTCTTGATGCCTATTGTGGTTGTGGTACAAGCGTTGCTGTAGCCCAAAAATTGAACCGGCAATGGATTGGCATAGATATTACCTACCAGAGCATTAGTTTGATCCTCAAACGCCTAGAAGATACCTTTGGCAAGGGCGTATTAGATACGATTAATATCGCTGGCATCCCCAGAGATATGGCCTCTGCCATTGCATTAGCCAACAGAAAAGACGACCGCACCCGCAAAGAATTTGAAAAATGGGCAGTTTTAACTTATTCAAACAATCGAGCGGTGATTCAACAACGCAAGGGCAAAGACCAGGGTATTGATGGGATTGCTTTTTTTAGTTCTGATTACGATCAACAAGAAAAGGTGATTTTTCAAGTAAAATCCGGGAACGTCAAATCCGGTGACATTCGAGATTTGCGGGGAACAATGGAGCGAGAAGGGGCAGTGATTGGCATTTTTATCACCCTCAAAACTCCCACAAAAGATATGCTCAAAGAAGCCAAAGAAGCAGGTATTTATCAAAGCAAATATATGAATCAACCCGTGGATAAAATTCAAATCGTGACTGTGCAGGAAATCATCGAAGAACAAAAAAGATTTAATATCAAGCTGATATTAGAAGTATTAAAATCTGCCGAACAAGTGACAGAAATTGGCACTCAAAAAGAATTGGATTTAGAGTAA
- a CDS encoding M23 family metallopeptidase produces MLALAVQVRPVTPQLGDALDIRIQYQKPDRPDLAPRVEFAGKNYPAFKIQAQQWQVLLPTTPLDTPGKKLLKVTGEGETRNLAVWIKNRFFPTQRLWLSPAVNSLEPTPLELQRVKEFKALQTPERYWQGAFLRPNQGPVTTIFGVRRYYNGEFAEDYYHRGIDYGGALGSPVVAPAGGQVALVGLVAQGFRLHGNTVGLDHGQGVTSIFLHLSRVDVREGEMVKAGQVIGAVGATGISTGPHLHWGLYVHGQSIDPVPWLQGWLP; encoded by the coding sequence GTGCTGGCCTTGGCCGTGCAGGTACGCCCCGTAACCCCGCAGTTGGGTGATGCGTTAGATATTCGCATTCAGTACCAAAAACCCGATCGCCCTGACCTTGCCCCCAGGGTTGAATTTGCTGGTAAAAATTATCCCGCCTTCAAAATTCAAGCCCAACAATGGCAGGTTTTATTGCCCACGACACCCTTAGATACGCCGGGGAAAAAACTATTAAAAGTTACCGGCGAGGGAGAAACCCGTAACCTGGCCGTGTGGATCAAAAATCGCTTTTTTCCTACCCAACGGCTTTGGTTGAGTCCTGCGGTCAATAGTCTTGAACCCACCCCATTGGAACTCCAGCGGGTCAAGGAATTCAAGGCGTTGCAAACCCCCGAACGCTATTGGCAAGGGGCTTTTTTGCGACCCAATCAGGGGCCAGTCACCACCATCTTTGGGGTGCGCCGGTATTACAACGGGGAATTTGCTGAGGATTATTACCACCGGGGGATTGATTATGGGGGGGCCTTGGGTTCTCCGGTGGTGGCTCCGGCGGGGGGGCAGGTGGCTTTGGTGGGGTTGGTTGCCCAGGGGTTTCGCCTGCATGGGAATACGGTTGGCCTGGATCACGGCCAGGGGGTGACGAGTATTTTTTTGCATTTGAGTCGGGTGGATGTGCGGGAGGGGGAGATGGTCAAGGCCGGTCAAGTGATTGGGGCGGTGGGGGCGACGGGGATTTCCACTGGACCCCATTTGCACTGGGGATTGTATGTGCATGGTCAGTCCATTGACCCGGTGCCTTGGCTCCAAGGGTGGCTTCCTTGA
- a CDS encoding CsbD family protein — protein MSENRIEATAKNIVGKVQEAVGELTGDEKTKVEGQLKQVEASAQHAKEDVKETIKDAVDNILG, from the coding sequence ATGAGCGAAAATCGAATTGAAGCAACTGCCAAAAATATTGTGGGCAAGGTACAAGAGGCCGTCGGCGAACTGACTGGCGATGAAAAAACCAAAGTAGAAGGTCAGTTGAAACAAGTTGAAGCCTCAGCGCAACACGCCAAAGAAGATGTCAAAGAAACCATAAAGGATGCGGTTGATAACATCCTCGGCTAA
- the rppB gene encoding two-component system sensor histidine kinase RppB codes for ALWYGGVMGAILGLAGFTSYQMVAHAHWTAVNQELQSIAGTLHDSLEAKLTQPGQIEASVQDILPNLCLGDHPCTHSSERHILNAFGQSGYYIRLLTHQGKIVATAGDIPMNYLPDLRHQPKQILQDKQGIRYQRYTLALKNVSGQPWGWMEIGRSLQEFDDHLAILRWIIWGGFPVAILLVGAASWFLAGLAMQPIVNSYEKMQQFTADAAHEIRTPLASIQAVIESTFDTPLSEREFRELFTAIARQNQRLVRLTEDLLLISRLERHPRKSVEHPSVCLNDLLTDVVEGLLVLDMARSIRLSTNLPNQPIYVKGEPNQLAQIFTNLLTNALQYTPENGQVSVLLNRTFDQAVIDIQDTGIGIDSREQERIFDRFYRVASDRSRCTGGVGLGLAIAREIVTSHRGSIQVSSTPGQGSIFAVRLPVVEVNNGDG; via the coding sequence GCCCTTTGGTATGGCGGTGTCATGGGTGCCATTTTAGGCTTAGCGGGTTTCACCAGTTACCAAATGGTTGCCCATGCCCATTGGACGGCGGTTAACCAAGAACTCCAGTCTATTGCGGGCACCCTCCACGACAGCCTGGAAGCCAAATTGACACAACCCGGTCAGATTGAGGCTAGCGTCCAAGATATATTACCCAACCTATGTTTAGGGGATCATCCCTGTACCCATTCATCAGAACGGCACATACTCAATGCTTTTGGACAAAGTGGTTACTATATCCGACTTTTAACCCATCAAGGGAAAATCGTAGCCACCGCTGGGGATATTCCCATGAATTATTTACCCGATCTGCGGCATCAGCCCAAGCAAATTTTGCAAGATAAACAGGGCATCCGTTACCAACGGTACACCCTAGCTTTGAAAAATGTATCTGGTCAACCCTGGGGATGGATGGAAATTGGCCGGTCATTGCAGGAATTTGACGACCATTTAGCGATTCTCCGCTGGATAATATGGGGGGGATTCCCCGTTGCGATTCTTCTCGTTGGTGCAGCAAGTTGGTTCCTGGCTGGTTTAGCCATGCAACCCATCGTCAATTCCTATGAAAAAATGCAACAATTTACCGCCGATGCGGCTCACGAAATCCGTACACCCTTAGCCAGTATCCAAGCTGTGATCGAATCTACGTTTGATACCCCCCTAAGTGAACGGGAATTCAGGGAGCTATTCACGGCTATAGCACGCCAAAATCAGCGTCTAGTTCGCCTCACTGAAGACCTTTTACTCATCTCTCGTCTGGAACGGCACCCTAGGAAAAGTGTTGAGCATCCATCGGTTTGCCTCAACGATCTACTCACGGATGTGGTGGAAGGACTTTTGGTTTTAGATATGGCTCGATCCATCCGGCTCAGCACCAATTTACCCAATCAGCCTATTTACGTTAAAGGTGAACCGAATCAGTTAGCACAAATTTTTACTAATTTATTAACCAATGCCTTGCAATATACCCCGGAGAATGGGCAGGTCAGCGTGCTTTTGAATCGTACCTTTGACCAGGCCGTTATTGACATTCAAGATACCGGTATTGGTATTGATTCTAGGGAACAAGAACGCATTTTTGATCGCTTTTACCGGGTGGCATCGGATCGATCCCGATGCACCGGTGGCGTGGGATTGGGTTTAGCAATTGCCAGGGAAATTGTCACATCCCATCGTGGGAGTATTCAAGTTTCCAGCACCCCAGGGCAAGGGAGCATTTTTGCAGTGCGGCTCCCGGTCGTAGAAGTTAATAATGGCGATGGTTAA
- a CDS encoding NAD-binding protein: protein MLISGLNWGQAVVFIQPATPKIYPMTVSRIVFAPETTAAPDTCIICGLGSLGQYCVVNLKNFGIRVTGIDLYRPKHWEVSQLDTLLDQLLEDDARKTEVLERAGVAQARAVLAVTENERVNIQIAFAARLLNPKVRLVVRSAKQNLTQLLGQELTDFVAYEPTQLSAVPFTLAALGEEIIGFFRLEGQLFQVHRRVIAPQDPWANSRSLYELYSRSRKVLSYQSSTRPALPEELYLFRWDPETLAYPGDTLITVELQSASSFNPVATATPATAKVSGWQWQKWLRWEHWRERLGEWWEKGGTHRVALVVAGLMVTLLLSGTLLYDLYYPDLNFPDTFYTTMILLLGGYGDVFGGLERFDLPLPWWLRLLSLGLSLTGIAFTGVIYALLTEKLLATQFQFLQRRPPVPTQGHVVIVGLGRVGRQIATLLQEFRQPLAVITSLEVGNEVLPQVPIFSGTTATLLPRVNLATAKSIVTVTDDELENLEVALMTRESNAQSQVVIRTFDPMFSDNVRRLFPFAQVLCANEIAAEAFAAAAFGENVLGLFRLDGRTILVVEYEIEAGDTLDGLILAQVSYGYGVVPVYYHSAQEQTTKTMPSDDVRLQPGDQLIVLATSRGVQRVELGERLPPRHQVQVQKAMNKDAIFYGGNVIAQVTGFDLKSARHVMERLPSTLPEPIYRHQAQRLVRELAKAQVTSRLVPPSRA, encoded by the coding sequence ATGCTGATTTCGGGGTTAAACTGGGGGCAAGCGGTGGTATTTATCCAACCTGCGACCCCAAAAATTTATCCTATGACTGTTTCTCGGATCGTCTTTGCGCCAGAAACTACGGCGGCTCCCGACACTTGTATCATCTGTGGTTTGGGCAGTTTGGGGCAGTACTGTGTGGTCAATCTGAAAAATTTTGGCATCCGGGTGACGGGGATTGACCTCTATCGCCCCAAACACTGGGAAGTCAGCCAGTTGGATACGCTTTTGGATCAGTTGCTGGAGGACGATGCCCGCAAAACGGAGGTATTGGAACGGGCGGGGGTCGCCCAAGCCCGGGCGGTGCTGGCGGTGACGGAAAACGAGCGGGTGAATATCCAGATTGCCTTTGCCGCCCGTTTGCTCAACCCCAAGGTGCGGTTGGTGGTGCGCTCGGCTAAACAAAATTTGACGCAACTGCTGGGTCAAGAATTGACGGATTTTGTCGCCTACGAACCGACCCAACTCTCGGCGGTGCCTTTTACTTTGGCGGCCTTGGGGGAGGAGATTATCGGGTTTTTTCGCTTGGAGGGACAGCTATTTCAGGTGCATCGGCGGGTGATTGCTCCCCAGGACCCCTGGGCCAATTCCCGCAGTCTTTACGAACTTTACAGCCGCAGTCGCAAGGTGTTGAGCTACCAATCCAGTACCCGCCCCGCTTTGCCGGAGGAACTGTACCTATTTCGCTGGGACCCGGAAACCCTGGCTTACCCTGGGGATACGTTGATCACGGTGGAGTTGCAGTCCGCCAGTAGTTTTAACCCGGTGGCGACGGCGACCCCGGCAACGGCCAAAGTTTCCGGCTGGCAATGGCAAAAATGGTTGCGCTGGGAGCATTGGCGGGAACGCCTGGGGGAATGGTGGGAGAAAGGGGGTACCCATCGGGTGGCCTTGGTGGTGGCGGGGCTGATGGTGACGCTTTTGCTCTCTGGCACCCTGTTGTACGACCTGTATTACCCGGATTTGAATTTCCCCGACACCTTTTACACCACGATGATCCTGCTGTTGGGGGGCTATGGGGATGTGTTTGGCGGGTTGGAGCGGTTTGATCTGCCCTTGCCCTGGTGGTTGCGCCTGCTGAGTTTGGGTTTGTCGTTAACTGGGATTGCCTTTACGGGGGTGATTTATGCCCTGTTGACGGAAAAATTGCTGGCTACCCAGTTCCAGTTTTTGCAACGCCGTCCCCCCGTGCCGACCCAAGGCCATGTGGTGATTGTGGGGCTGGGGCGGGTGGGTCGCCAGATTGCTACCCTGCTCCAGGAATTTCGCCAACCCCTGGCGGTGATTACCTCCCTGGAGGTGGGCAACGAAGTCCTGCCCCAGGTGCCGATTTTTAGTGGCACAACGGCCACCCTTTTGCCCAGGGTGAATCTGGCCACCGCCAAAAGCATCGTCACGGTGACCGATGATGAACTGGAAAATCTGGAAGTTGCCCTGATGACCAGGGAGAGCAATGCCCAGAGCCAGGTGGTGATCCGCACCTTTGACCCCATGTTTAGCGACAATGTGCGCCGGTTGTTTCCCTTTGCCCAGGTGTTGTGTGCCAATGAAATTGCCGCGGAAGCCTTCGCCGCCGCCGCCTTTGGGGAAAATGTCCTGGGATTGTTTCGCTTGGATGGACGCACCATCCTGGTGGTGGAGTACGAAATCGAAGCGGGGGATACCTTGGATGGCCTGATTTTGGCGCAGGTGAGCTACGGCTATGGGGTGGTGCCGGTGTATTACCATTCCGCCCAAGAACAAACCACCAAAACCATGCCCTCGGATGATGTGCGCCTCCAACCGGGGGATCAACTGATCGTACTCGCCACCAGCCGGGGGGTACAGCGGGTGGAACTGGGGGAACGTTTGCCGCCCCGCCATCAGGTGCAGGTGCAAAAAGCCATGAACAAAGATGCCATTTTTTACGGCGGCAATGTGATTGCCCAAGTTACGGGGTTTGACCTCAAAAGTGCCCGTCACGTCATGGAGCGATTGCCCAGCACCTTACCCGAACCCATCTACCGGCATCAGGCGCAACGGTTGGTACGAGAACTCGCCAAAGCCCAAGTGACCAGCCGCCTTGTGCCTCCCAGCCGGGCTTAA
- a CDS encoding IS1/IS1595 family N-terminal zinc-binding domain-containing protein, which produces MRKNGFNKQSKQNHICVTCGRQFIENYERPKGYDEKTKQECLT; this is translated from the coding sequence ATCCGTAAGAACGGATTTAATAAACAAAGTAAACAAAATCATATTTGCGTCACCTGTGGACGGCAATTCATTGAAAACTATGAGAGACCAAAAGGCTATGATGAAAAAACAAAACAGGAATGCCTGAC
- a CDS encoding ABC transporter ATP-binding protein produces MEPPALALHTENLTKTYRTGFWLRQKVTSLNQVSLTVYGGETFGLLGPNGAGKTTFMKLVLGIIRPTGGGGTVLGRPLGDRLIKARIGYLPENPYLYESLTGWECLELMSTLHQVPRSVQKQRLPELLDLVGLAQQAARKKTLRRYSKGMLQRIGLAQSLVNDPDLVLLDEPMSGLDPLGRYQVREIILQLKSQGKTIFFNSHILSDVEHLCDRVAVLARGELLAVGTLDELLGSGQTYQVQGRGGTADRLAEWIDNLAYQGGFWQGQLRINLPEFVQGLADTEAELLNLNLERQSLEEFFVQQLRQRGYTQSV; encoded by the coding sequence ATGGAACCCCCTGCCCTCGCCCTGCATACGGAAAACCTGACCAAAACCTACCGCACCGGATTTTGGTTACGGCAAAAAGTCACTTCCTTAAATCAGGTTTCTTTGACGGTTTATGGGGGGGAAACTTTTGGTTTGCTGGGACCGAATGGGGCGGGTAAAACGACGTTTATGAAATTGGTTTTGGGAATTATTCGCCCGACGGGTGGGGGCGGAACCGTATTGGGGCGACCCCTGGGTGACCGGTTGATTAAAGCCCGGATTGGTTATTTACCCGAAAATCCTTACTTATATGAATCGCTCACGGGTTGGGAATGTCTGGAATTGATGTCCACCCTGCATCAAGTGCCCCGTTCAGTGCAAAAACAACGATTGCCAGAGCTTTTGGATTTGGTGGGATTGGCGCAACAGGCCGCCCGCAAAAAAACCTTGCGCCGCTACTCGAAAGGGATGTTGCAACGGATTGGTTTGGCGCAGTCTTTAGTCAATGACCCGGACTTGGTTTTATTGGATGAACCGATGTCGGGGCTAGACCCCCTGGGGCGCTATCAGGTGCGGGAAATTATTTTGCAATTAAAATCCCAGGGGAAAACTATCTTTTTTAATAGTCATATTCTCTCGGATGTGGAACATTTGTGCGACCGGGTGGCGGTGTTGGCACGGGGGGAATTGTTGGCGGTGGGGACTTTGGATGAATTGCTGGGCAGTGGGCAAACCTACCAGGTGCAGGGACGGGGCGGGACGGCGGATAGGCTTGCCGAATGGATTGACAATTTGGCATACCAAGGGGGATTTTGGCAGGGGCAATTACGCATTAATTTGCCGGAATTTGTGCAAGGGTTGGCGGACACAGAAGCCGAATTGTTGAACCTCAATTTGGAGCGGCAATCCCTGGAGGAATTTTTTGTCCAACAACTACGGCAACGGGGCTATACCCAAAGTGTTTAG